A window from Bos mutus isolate GX-2022 chromosome 1, NWIPB_WYAK_1.1, whole genome shotgun sequence encodes these proteins:
- the LOC102271746 gene encoding olfactory receptor 5H8: METKNATELREFILTGLTQQPEWQIPLFLLFFMIYLITIMGNTGLISLIYNDPQLHIPMYSFLGNLAFVDTWLSSTVTPKMLVNFLVKSKTISLSECKVQFFSFAISVTTECFLLATMAYDRYVAICKPLFYPVIMTNRLCMQLLVSSFVGGLIHALIHTGFLFRLTFCNSNIILHFYCDVMPLIKVSCTDPSINILMIFIFSGSIQVFTILIVLVSYTLVLFTILKKKSLQGLRKAFSTCGAHLLSVSLYYGPLLFMYVGPGSTQADDQDMMDSLFYTVIIPFLNPIIYSLRNKKVIDSLTKVLKRDGCIS, from the coding sequence TTCATTCTCACAGGACTTACACAACAACCAGAGTGGCAAATTCCCCTGTTTCTGCTGTTCTTTATGATATATCTCATCACCATCATGGGAAACACTGGTTTGATTTCACTCATCTACAATGACCCTCAACTTCATATCCCAATGTACTCTTTTCTTGGGAATTTGGCCTTTGTGGATACTTGGTTATCATCCACAGTGACCCCCAAGATGCTAGTCAACTTCCTGGTCAAGAGTAAGACAATCTCTCTCTCTGAATGCAAGGTACAATTCTTTTCCTTTGCAATCAGTGTAACCACAGAATGTTTTTTGCTGGCAACAATGGCATATGATCGCTATGTAGCCATTTGCAAACCGTTATTTTATCCAGTGATTATGACCAATAGACTATGCATGCAGCTGCTAGTCTCATCATTTGTAGGTGGCCTTATTCATGCCTTAATTCATACAGGTTTTTTATTCAGATTAACCTTTTGTAACTCTAACATAATACTTCATTTTTACTGTGATGTCATGCCACTGATTAAAGTTTCTTGTACTGATCCTTCTATTAATATTCtgatgatatttattttctctggctCAATACAGGTGTTCACCATTCTGATAGTTCTTGTCTCATATACACTTGTTCtctttacaatattaaaaaagaaatctttgcaaGGCTTAAGgaaggccttctccacctgtggggCCCAcctcctgtctgtctctttatACTATGGGCCTCTTCTTTTCATGTATGTGGGGCCTGGATCCACACAAGCAGATGACCAAGATATGATGGACTCTTTATTTTACACTGTCATAATTCCTTTCTTAAATCCAATTATTTACAGCCTGAGAAATAAGAAAGTTATAGATTCCCTGACA